From the Natronococcus sp. AD-5 genome, one window contains:
- a CDS encoding YegP family protein, which produces MVAKSTLIHLLRNVVVCHGVLNPTVEVISDLPLTGCPLIATSLTSKRTAGRLSGRRQEGNTGQWRWRLDYNNGNIIANSGCGYGSERDRGSRAL; this is translated from the coding sequence ATGGTCGCAAAATCCACTTTGATCCATCTTCTCCGGAACGTAGTCGTTTGCCATGGGGTCCTCAACCCGACAGTCGAGGTGATCTCCGATCTTCCGCTTACGGGTTGTCCACTGATCGCCACGAGTCTCACGTCGAAACGCACTGCAGGGCGATTGTCTGGTCGACGTCAAGAGGGCAACACAGGCCAGTGGCGTTGGCGCCTTGACTATAACAACGGAAACATTATCGCCAACAGTGGGTGTGGATACGGCTCTGAGCGAGACAGAGGATCGAGAGCGTTATGA
- a CDS encoding universal stress protein, translated as MPMNILVPTEGSPLSTKALEMALTDYSDASITVLHVMDPIGSGLTIFDVMRPKFRNGAPPGSVSPEYWREWHDTAEENAETVFESARDLAAKQDTEIRTVLEFGKPADVILEYSDEHDVDRIVMGSHCRSGAERFLLGSVAETVVKRAAIPVMIVR; from the coding sequence ATGCCGATGAACATACTCGTTCCGACGGAAGGATCACCGCTCTCGACAAAAGCACTCGAGATGGCGTTGACCGACTATTCGGACGCGTCCATTACGGTACTTCACGTCATGGATCCCATCGGGTCGGGTCTTACGATCTTCGACGTAATGCGACCGAAATTTCGCAATGGCGCGCCGCCTGGATCGGTGTCGCCTGAGTACTGGCGCGAGTGGCACGATACGGCTGAAGAGAACGCTGAAACAGTCTTCGAGAGCGCCCGTGATCTCGCAGCGAAACAGGACACAGAGATTCGAACGGTCCTCGAGTTCGGAAAGCCGGCTGACGTTATCCTCGAGTACAGCGACGAACACGACGTCGATAGAATCGTGATGGGAAGTCACTGCAGGTCGGGAGCGGAACGATTCCTGCTGGGTAGCGTCGCAGAGACCGTCGTCAAACGAGCTGCGATTCCCGTCATGATCGTCAGGTGA
- a CDS encoding DUF2267 domain-containing protein — translation MDFDEFTGQVQHRLELPGTGETVRAIRATLMTLGQRIPEGAAEDLAGSLPMEIRWYMTGAVHEHGQRFDWKEFVSRVSEIERIDPPEAAYHARVIVDLVSTQVPLSDFQQLRDQLPESQNDENWRKLFEVVDAGGWGDAEEAQTGGGPQPESNGETSTDVNDNDSFDSSE, via the coding sequence ATGGATTTCGATGAGTTCACTGGCCAAGTCCAGCACCGACTCGAACTACCAGGCACCGGGGAGACGGTACGAGCAATTCGGGCCACGCTCATGACGCTGGGTCAGCGAATCCCAGAGGGTGCAGCAGAGGATCTCGCTGGCTCTCTTCCGATGGAAATTCGCTGGTATATGACCGGCGCCGTCCATGAACACGGCCAACGATTCGACTGGAAAGAGTTCGTCTCGCGAGTTAGTGAGATAGAACGGATTGATCCACCGGAGGCAGCCTATCATGCCCGCGTCATTGTTGATCTTGTAAGCACGCAGGTTCCGCTATCCGATTTTCAACAACTACGTGATCAACTTCCGGAGAGCCAGAACGACGAGAACTGGCGCAAGCTATTCGAAGTCGTTGACGCTGGAGGATGGGGCGACGCTGAAGAGGCGCAGACTGGCGGTGGGCCGCAACCTGAGAGCAACGGTGAAACCTCAACAGATGTCAACGATAACGATTCGTTCGACTCAAGCGAATAG
- a CDS encoding diphthine--ammonia ligase: MTEPDGGWVALFSGGKESSWALCQALEANCDVRRLVIVHPPKGSHAYHAPATSVARLAAQSIGIPVVNVGLPAVDIEPPDIKMDIAPELETRDETEIEPLESALRTLDAELDGGLNGVIAGTVDSEYRADRLRSMCDDIGCDFFAPLWQADPRELLETMIDAGLEIVIIEVTAPGFDKSWLGRRLDRDALADLETLHRERGINLLGEGGEFDTIVIDGPHMSHSIALEFEREWYGTWGRVRITDARLEVFT, encoded by the coding sequence CTCTGTCAGGCCTTGGAGGCCAATTGTGATGTCCGTAGACTCGTGATAGTCCATCCACCGAAGGGATCTCACGCGTATCACGCACCTGCGACGTCGGTGGCTCGACTGGCCGCGCAGAGCATCGGGATTCCCGTCGTCAACGTCGGTCTTCCCGCCGTCGACATCGAGCCTCCAGACATCAAAATGGACATCGCGCCTGAATTGGAAACACGGGATGAGACAGAGATAGAACCTCTCGAGTCTGCACTTCGGACGCTGGACGCAGAACTCGACGGTGGTTTGAACGGAGTCATCGCCGGGACCGTCGACAGCGAGTATCGGGCCGATCGCCTCCGATCGATGTGCGACGACATCGGGTGTGACTTCTTCGCGCCACTATGGCAGGCGGACCCGCGCGAACTTCTGGAGACGATGATCGATGCCGGTCTCGAGATCGTTATCATTGAGGTGACGGCGCCTGGATTCGACAAGTCGTGGCTCGGCCGGCGACTGGATCGTGACGCTCTGGCTGACCTGGAAACCCTCCACCGCGAGCGTGGTATCAACCTCTTGGGCGAGGGTGGAGAGTTCGATACGATCGTGATCGACGGACCACACATGTCGCATTCCATCGCTCTCGAGTTCGAGCGGGAATGGTACGGCACTTGGGGACGAGTGCGGATCACCGATGCCAGGCTCGAAGTATTCACGTAA
- a CDS encoding universal stress protein, with amino-acid sequence MPANVLVPLDRSSQSIAGLVYTLVSFPDATVTALHVIDVEHDAYGEVESSEPSDEQRQRAGERLLERATEVASEYDRTVEKVLETGIPHRTIVEYTVEHDIDHVVMGSHGESPVVGPFLGHVSEAVVQRVPVSTTIVPESQSELLQRDFPGRILVPVDGSEQSIAALKFAISQFSEGQITILHTVRLPFEYKSEAFEGTGLDNIVEVMTDQGEAILDSVGKVVEDNNLVVEMELTYGDPSRSILEYAVESEFDQIVMGSHGRSLPARIIVGSVAETVSRRSTISVTLVRGRPNEL; translated from the coding sequence ATGCCAGCAAACGTTCTCGTCCCGCTCGACCGATCGTCCCAATCGATTGCAGGCCTCGTGTATACGCTCGTATCGTTTCCAGATGCAACCGTCACTGCGTTACACGTCATCGATGTAGAGCACGACGCCTACGGAGAGGTTGAATCTAGTGAACCGTCCGACGAACAACGCCAACGAGCTGGTGAACGGCTCCTCGAACGCGCAACCGAAGTTGCATCGGAGTACGATCGCACAGTCGAGAAGGTACTCGAGACGGGAATCCCACATCGTACGATCGTCGAGTACACCGTCGAACACGATATTGATCATGTCGTGATGGGAAGTCATGGAGAATCCCCAGTCGTCGGTCCCTTTCTCGGACACGTAAGCGAAGCAGTGGTTCAGAGGGTGCCTGTTTCGACGACGATCGTTCCAGAATCTCAATCGGAACTTCTCCAACGAGATTTCCCGGGTCGCATTTTGGTTCCAGTTGATGGATCTGAACAGTCGATCGCTGCGCTAAAATTCGCCATTAGCCAATTTTCCGAAGGACAGATCACGATATTACACACCGTTAGACTCCCGTTCGAGTACAAATCGGAAGCCTTCGAAGGAACGGGCTTAGATAACATTGTTGAGGTTATGACTGATCAGGGTGAGGCGATCCTCGACTCAGTAGGCAAAGTAGTTGAGGATAACAACCTCGTGGTTGAGATGGAACTGACATACGGGGATCCGTCTCGGTCCATTCTGGAATACGCTGTAGAGAGTGAATTCGATCAGATCGTCATGGGAAGTCATGGCCGATCCCTTCCGGCTCGAATCATCGTTGGAAGCGTCGCTGAAACCGTTTCACGTCGGTCGACGATATCCGTGACACTAGTTAGAGGACGTCCGAATGAATTGTAA
- a CDS encoding PINc/VapC family ATPase: protein MNVVPDTSVVVDGRVSEQVDDGTFEDETVYIPRVVVDELESQANRGKETGWDGLDELERLVDHAADDRIELEYVDSRPDGSTYRGLNDVIIRSVAADYDAQLLTSDVVQSRVAKATGVSVEYTAPKTREPERLGIKEFFDDQTLSVHLKADVEPMAKRGDVGDMHYQPIRKSIATEDELKGYAHEIIQAARGRADAFVELDEDGMQIVQYGPLRIAISRPPFSNGWEITAVRALVQTSLEDYAHAAELEDRLLERQRGVLVAGSPGAGKSTFAQAIASFLSDNDFVVKTMEKPRDLQVGPEITQYTALSGQMEKTADALLMVRPDYTIYDEIRKTADFSVFADMRLAGVGMIGVVHATRAIDAIQRLVGRVELGMIPQVVDTVVYIEDGQIETVYDITIDVKLPEGMTAADLARPVVSVRDFESGRPEYELYLFSRQVVTVPIGAEEVERESGMNRLAKGEIEREIRSIARGRVDVEIAGMDRATVYVDERDISAVIGKQGERISSIEDRLGIDIDVRTHDEKSSSTPVETVRKERALDVVPEFTRHHVVLSLDADVGETVEVEADGEYLFTATVGRGGEIQLSRGTAVAEELERAIDDGRPIIAVHADE from the coding sequence ATGAACGTCGTGCCGGATACCAGCGTGGTCGTCGACGGCCGCGTCTCTGAACAGGTCGACGACGGCACCTTCGAAGACGAGACGGTATACATTCCGCGAGTCGTCGTTGACGAGCTCGAATCGCAGGCCAACCGCGGCAAGGAAACTGGATGGGACGGACTTGACGAACTCGAGCGACTCGTCGATCACGCAGCCGACGATCGAATCGAACTCGAGTACGTCGACAGCCGACCAGATGGAAGTACGTACCGCGGCCTGAACGACGTCATCATCCGATCGGTTGCTGCCGACTATGACGCGCAGTTACTCACGAGTGACGTCGTCCAGAGCCGCGTCGCCAAGGCGACGGGCGTGTCGGTCGAGTACACTGCCCCGAAGACACGGGAACCGGAGCGCCTCGGTATCAAGGAATTTTTCGATGATCAGACTCTCAGCGTACATCTCAAGGCGGACGTTGAGCCGATGGCCAAACGCGGGGACGTCGGCGATATGCATTACCAGCCGATTCGCAAATCGATTGCAACCGAGGACGAACTCAAGGGATACGCACACGAGATCATCCAAGCCGCGAGGGGACGTGCGGACGCATTCGTCGAACTCGACGAGGATGGTATGCAAATCGTTCAGTACGGTCCCCTCCGGATCGCGATCTCCCGGCCGCCGTTCAGCAACGGTTGGGAGATCACCGCGGTGCGTGCGCTCGTTCAGACATCGCTCGAGGACTATGCTCACGCCGCCGAACTCGAAGATCGACTGCTCGAGCGACAGCGAGGTGTCCTCGTCGCCGGTTCACCCGGCGCGGGGAAGTCGACGTTCGCGCAAGCCATCGCGTCGTTTCTCTCGGACAACGACTTCGTAGTTAAGACGATGGAGAAGCCGCGAGACCTGCAGGTCGGGCCCGAAATCACCCAGTACACCGCGCTGAGCGGACAGATGGAGAAGACGGCCGACGCCCTGCTCATGGTCCGCCCCGACTACACGATTTACGACGAGATTCGAAAAACAGCGGACTTCTCGGTGTTCGCGGATATGCGGTTGGCTGGAGTCGGCATGATCGGGGTCGTTCACGCGACCCGCGCGATCGACGCGATTCAACGACTCGTTGGCCGTGTCGAACTCGGAATGATCCCACAGGTCGTCGACACGGTCGTCTACATCGAAGATGGGCAAATAGAGACTGTGTACGACATTACGATCGACGTGAAGTTACCGGAAGGAATGACGGCGGCGGACCTCGCGCGGCCGGTCGTCTCGGTTCGCGACTTCGAGTCTGGCCGCCCCGAATACGAACTCTACCTCTTCAGCCGGCAGGTCGTGACGGTCCCGATCGGCGCGGAAGAAGTCGAGCGAGAATCCGGAATGAACCGGCTCGCAAAAGGCGAAATCGAGCGGGAGATCAGATCGATCGCTCGCGGTCGCGTCGACGTTGAAATTGCTGGAATGGACCGAGCCACGGTGTACGTAGACGAACGCGATATCTCGGCGGTTATCGGAAAACAGGGTGAACGGATCTCCAGTATCGAAGACCGGCTGGGAATCGACATCGACGTTCGAACGCACGACGAGAAATCGTCATCGACTCCGGTCGAAACCGTCCGGAAGGAACGCGCGCTCGACGTCGTCCCGGAGTTCACGAGGCATCACGTCGTACTGTCTCTGGACGCCGACGTCGGGGAAACCGTCGAAGTCGAAGCGGACGGCGAGTACCTGTTCACCGCGACCGTCGGCCGCGGTGGTGAGATCCAACTCTCTCGGGGAACGGCGGTTGCCGAGGAACTCGAGCGGGCGATCGACGATGGTCGGCCCATAATCGCCGTTCACGCAGACGAATAG
- a CDS encoding CBS domain-containing protein translates to MFRSFRIGSLFGIPVKLDITFLLILPVFAWIIAVQIADLVPMLNGLLGTELSIEPLTTGSTPWILGAAAAIGLFASVLLHEFGHSLVAIRYGFPIDSITLWLLGGVAQLTEQPTNWRQELTIAIAGPIVSVGLGMIFYTLIVVVPVSLESAQFVLAYLAVINVVLAAFNMLPGFPMDGGRVLRAILARNRPFAVATAQAAQVGKGVAILLGLFGLLAFNLILIAIAFFIYITATAEARQTVLQAAVEGITIENVMTPVDTLDTVTPDITVDELLDRMVNQRHTGYPVVEDGSVVGVVTLEDVRTVAPSKRDSISVGEVMTSHLETLSPDDDVIEALTSLQRNDIGRLIVLDEHDQLAGLVTRTDVVTALSIGFVRSAQEYTGVPEPEGQSGEPAQPVNRTRW, encoded by the coding sequence ATGTTCAGAAGCTTCCGGATTGGTTCTCTCTTCGGCATTCCGGTCAAGTTAGATATCACGTTCCTGTTGATCCTTCCGGTGTTTGCGTGGATCATCGCAGTTCAGATCGCGGATCTCGTGCCGATGCTCAACGGGCTACTCGGCACGGAACTCTCGATTGAGCCACTCACAACGGGATCGACACCGTGGATACTCGGGGCGGCAGCTGCGATTGGCCTCTTTGCCAGTGTCTTGCTACACGAGTTCGGACACTCGCTCGTCGCGATCCGATATGGGTTTCCCATCGACTCAATCACGCTCTGGCTGCTCGGCGGTGTTGCACAACTCACCGAACAGCCGACGAACTGGCGCCAAGAGCTTACAATTGCGATCGCCGGCCCTATCGTCAGCGTCGGTCTTGGCATGATATTTTATACACTCATCGTCGTCGTTCCGGTGTCCCTTGAATCAGCGCAGTTCGTCCTCGCGTATCTCGCGGTCATCAACGTGGTGCTCGCGGCCTTCAACATGTTACCAGGCTTTCCGATGGACGGTGGCCGGGTCCTTCGCGCAATTCTGGCACGAAACCGTCCGTTCGCCGTGGCGACTGCGCAAGCCGCACAAGTGGGAAAAGGGGTCGCCATTTTACTCGGGCTATTCGGGCTCCTCGCCTTCAATCTCATCCTGATCGCCATCGCCTTTTTCATCTACATCACGGCGACCGCCGAAGCTCGCCAGACAGTACTTCAAGCGGCTGTCGAGGGAATCACGATCGAGAACGTGATGACTCCCGTTGATACCCTCGATACCGTCACGCCCGATATCACGGTGGACGAACTCCTCGACAGGATGGTGAACCAGCGTCACACGGGATACCCCGTCGTTGAGGACGGTTCTGTCGTCGGCGTCGTCACGCTCGAGGACGTTCGTACCGTCGCTCCGTCGAAGCGAGATTCGATATCGGTCGGCGAAGTGATGACGAGCCATCTCGAAACCCTCTCTCCGGACGATGACGTGATCGAAGCGCTCACGTCGCTTCAGCGCAACGACATTGGTCGGTTGATCGTCCTCGACGAGCACGATCAGCTCGCGGGACTCGTAACGCGTACGGACGTCGTGACCGCTCTCAGTATTGGATTCGTCCGCTCGGCGCAAGAGTACACTGGCGTTCCAGAGCCCGAAGGACAGTCGGGCGAGCCAGCGCAACCGGTCAATCGAACTCGCTGGTAA
- a CDS encoding proteasome assembly chaperone family protein, with protein sequence MNNELSASFERLTELEAKRPTLIEGLPGHGLVASIAVEQIVTQLGLDHYGNIVSDAFPQVASFEDGRIRDLIRVCAGGDPTVMTLQSDVVLSPPASRALSQCVLEDLAPEFDRAVFLAGAPAETEAQIGDVHGIATTDGLERELAEAGIELAEGRGVIDGVTGRLAIACYHADVPAVVLAVKADPYLPDPTAAQSVIETALEPLVHFDIDTTELEEQADLIRTRLEDVAQQFRQTVQQQRPGRQEDPTMYQ encoded by the coding sequence ATGAACAATGAACTTTCAGCGTCGTTCGAACGGCTGACAGAACTCGAAGCGAAGCGCCCGACACTTATCGAAGGGCTTCCCGGCCACGGCCTCGTAGCATCAATCGCCGTTGAACAGATCGTGACCCAACTCGGACTCGATCACTACGGCAACATCGTCTCTGACGCGTTTCCGCAGGTCGCGTCCTTCGAGGACGGTCGCATTCGAGATCTGATCCGCGTTTGCGCGGGCGGCGACCCGACCGTGATGACGCTCCAGAGCGACGTCGTGCTCTCTCCGCCCGCTTCTCGGGCGCTGAGTCAGTGCGTGTTGGAGGATCTCGCACCCGAGTTCGACCGCGCTGTCTTCCTCGCGGGCGCACCGGCTGAGACCGAAGCACAGATCGGCGACGTGCACGGGATCGCGACGACTGACGGACTCGAGCGAGAACTCGCGGAAGCGGGAATCGAACTTGCGGAAGGGCGAGGCGTGATCGACGGAGTGACCGGTAGGCTTGCTATAGCCTGTTACCACGCGGACGTCCCTGCGGTCGTTCTTGCCGTGAAAGCGGATCCGTACCTCCCCGATCCGACGGCGGCGCAATCCGTTATCGAAACCGCACTGGAACCGCTCGTCCACTTCGATATCGACACGACGGAGCTCGAAGAACAGGCGGACCTGATTCGAACTCGCCTGGAGGATGTCGCTCAACAGTTCCGGCAGACGGTTCAACAGCAGCGTCCGGGACGACAAGAGGACCCGACGATGTACCAGTGA
- a CDS encoding universal stress protein, which produces MLSRILVPMEGSEMAEQVLEYALENHPNAEITVLTVVGEPLMMMGEAVGLALKNDLEAAARGRAKEVHDRARELAAEYDTEIDTVVDLGQPAWSIINHAENYDAIVIGSHGGDVFDWFFVGNVAEAVFRHSPVPVIAVR; this is translated from the coding sequence ATGCTCTCTCGCATTCTTGTTCCGATGGAGGGCTCCGAGATGGCCGAACAGGTGCTCGAGTACGCACTCGAGAACCACCCCAACGCAGAGATCACCGTTCTCACTGTCGTCGGTGAACCATTAATGATGATGGGCGAAGCAGTAGGGCTCGCGTTGAAAAACGATCTCGAGGCAGCCGCCAGGGGACGAGCCAAAGAGGTCCACGATCGCGCTCGTGAACTAGCTGCTGAGTACGATACCGAGATCGATACGGTCGTCGATCTCGGCCAGCCAGCATGGTCAATTATTAATCACGCGGAGAATTACGACGCGATCGTGATCGGCAGTCACGGCGGAGACGTATTCGATTGGTTCTTCGTCGGCAACGTTGCCGAAGCCGTGTTTCGCCATTCCCCCGTTCCAGTGATAGCCGTACGATGA